The genomic window CAGATTTATATTGGCGATAAGCTTGTCGCAGACCCGGAAAAGGGAATTTTCGTGCCGCCGAAGGATAGGGATATTGCGATGGTTTTTCAGAGTTATGCGTTGTACCCGCATATGACTGTTTATGATAATATTGCTTTTCCGTTAAAGCTCAGGAAGGTTCCGAAGCAAGAAATTGACCAGCGTGTTAGGGAGGTTGCTGAATTACTCGGTTTGACTGAGCTTTTGAATAGGAAGCCGAGGGAGCTTTCGGGCGGGCAGAGGCAGCGTGTTGCGTTGGGTAGGGCGATTGTTAGGAAGCCGCAGGTGTTTTTGATGGATGAGCCTTTG from Thermococcus alcaliphilus includes these protein-coding regions:
- a CDS encoding ABC transporter ATP-binding protein, whose protein sequence is MAGVRLVDVWKVFGEVTAVREMSLEVKDGEFMILLGPSGCGKTTTLRMIAGLEEPSRGQIYIGDKLVADPEKGIFVPPKDRDIAMVFQSYALYPHMTVYDNIAFPLKLRKVPKQEIDQRVREVAELLGLTELLNRKPRELSGGQRQRVALGRAIVRKPQVFLMDEPL